One part of the Salmo salar chromosome ssa28, Ssal_v3.1, whole genome shotgun sequence genome encodes these proteins:
- the LOC106589547 gene encoding eukaryotic peptide chain release factor GTP-binding subunit ERF3A, with the protein MDPRDTAPDSWEQEEDVKARAAAGLQSALAALNVNAKPFIPNVDAAVFVPTFLQSSPTEISNSDGHGAEPVASMEVLETVAPVENGGGTETDMAVEVETWEQKEEPGEGEPGGGGALGGEGGSSEEAQGREEVEMMEEEEEEELPVLKVIPLPPNAPKKEHVNVVFIGHVDAGKSTIGGQIMYLTGMVEKRTLEKYEREAKEKNRETWYLSWALDTNQEERDKGKTVEVGRAYFETEKKHFTILDAPGHKSFVPNMIGGASQADLAVLVISARKGEFETGFEKGGQTREHAMLAKTAGVKHLIILVNKMDDPTVNWSLERYEECKEKLVPFLKKVGFNPKKDIYFMPCSGLTGANLKDPIEECTWYTGLPFIPHLDSLPSFNRITDGPVRLPIVDKYKDMGTVILGKLESGSIAKAQQLVMMPNRHTVEVLSLLSDEVETDEAVPGENLKLRLKGIEEEEILPGFILCNAENLCHSGRTFDAQIVIIEHKSIICPGYNAVLHIHTCIEEVQITALICLVDKKTGEKSKTRPRFVKQDQVCIARLRCAGTICLETFKDFPQMGRFTLRDEGKTIAIGKVLKLVPEKD; encoded by the exons ATGGACCCGCGAGACACAGCACCGGATTcgtgggagcaggaggaggaTGTCAAGGCCCGAGCTGCCGCGGGGCTCCAGTCCGCTCTCGCCGCTCTCAACGTCAATGCCAAGCCATTTATCCCGAATGTCGACGCGGCGGTGTTTGTGCCGACTTTCCTTCAAAGTAGCCCTACGGAAATCTCAAATTCCGACGGTCACG GTGCTGAGCCAGTTGCCAGCATGGAGGTTTTAGAAACAGTTG CTCCGGTGGAGAAcggaggagggacagaaacagacatGGCGGTGGAGGTGGAGACGTGGGAGCAGAAAGAGGAGCCCGGGGAAGGAGAACCAGGAGGAGGGGGAGccctgggaggagagggaggttccAGTGAAGAGGCACAGGGAAGGGAGGAAGTGGAGAtgatggaggaggaagaagaggaggagttgCCCGTGCTAAAAGTAATCCCGCTCCCACCAAATGCCCCGAAGAAGGAGCATGTCAATGTGGTGTTCATCGGTCATGTGG aTGCTGGTAAATCAACTATTGGAGGACAGATCAT GTATTTGACAGGTATGGTGGAGAAAAGAACCCTGGAGAAATATGAAAGAGAAGCCAAAGAAAAAAACAGAGAAACATG GTACCTGTCCTGGGCCCTGGACACtaaccaggaggagagagacaagggaAAGACGGTGGAGGTGGGGAGAGCCTACTTTGAGACAGAGAAAAAACACTTTACTATCCTGGATGCCCCTGGCCACAAAAGCTTTGTCCCCAACATGATTGGTGGGGCATCACAGGCTGACTTGGCAGTGCTG GTGATCTCGGCCAGAAAAGGAGAGTTTGAGACAGGCTTTGAGAAGGGAGGCCAGACGCGGGAGCACGCCATGCTGGCCAAGACGGCTGGAGTCAAACACCTCATCATCCTCGTCAACAAGATGGACGACCCCACCGTCAACTGGAGCTTGGAAAG GTATGAGGAATGTAAAGAGAAATTAGTGCCATTTCTGAAGAAGGTGGGCTTCAACCCAAAGAAGGACATCTACTTCATGCCTTGCTCTGGGCTAACGGGAGCCAACTTGAAGGACCCCATAGAGGAGTGCACGTGGTACAC GGGGTTGCCATTCATCCCACACCTAGACAGCCTGCCAAGCTTCAACAGAATCACAGACGGCCCCGTCAGATTACCCATTGTAGACAAATACAAG GATATGGGCACGGTGATCCTGGGGAAGCTGGAGTCTGGCTCCATTGCCAAAGCCCAGCAGCTGGTCATGATGCCTAACAGG CACACAGTGGAGGTGCTGAGCCTGCTGTCTGATGAGGTGGAGACAGATGAAGCTGTTCCTGGAGAGAACCTGAAGCTAAGGCTGAAGGGCATCGAGGAAGAGGAGATTCTGCCTGGCTTCATCCTCTGTAACGCTGAGAACCTCTGCCACTCCGGACGCACCTTTGATGCCCAG ATCGTCATCATTGAGCATAAATCCATAATCTGCCCAGGTTACAACGCAGTCCTACACATCCACACCTGTATTGAAGAAGTACAAATCACA GCCTTAATCTGTCTAGTGGACAAGAAGACAGGTGAGAAGAGCAAGACGCGACCTCGCTTTGTCAaacaggaccaggtgtgcatcGCCCGGCTTCGGTGTGCCGGAACCATCTGCCTCGAGACCTTCAAAGACTTCCCACAGATGGGGAGGTTCACCCTACGAGAtgaag GCAAAACCATTGCTATTGGCAAAGTGCTGAAGCTGGTACCAGAGAAGGACTAA